The proteins below come from a single Triplophysa rosa linkage group LG12, Trosa_1v2, whole genome shotgun sequence genomic window:
- the LOC130563160 gene encoding LOW QUALITY PROTEIN: uncharacterized protein LOC130563160 (The sequence of the model RefSeq protein was modified relative to this genomic sequence to represent the inferred CDS: substituted 1 base at 1 genomic stop codon), which produces MTTSAECVCGNVCKNPLGLKIHQARIKCLRKEQLVHRAGISPGETQEEPGPESPHSDRNLHEPVAPDPGEVTEQRRVKWPPGSKDKQWLQFDDDVDNILEAAAKGDADRKLKTMATIIISLAAERFGMVEKVGTKTPYINNRRAEKISQIRQELLVLKQQYKEARDEERDALSELRGILRKKLATLRRAEWHRRRGKERAKRQSAFIANPFGVTKQLLGQKRSGHLVCPKEKIDHNLHNTYSDVAWEEDLGPYRPFVEPPEPTTDFNSKEPSWKEVQEVVKAARASSAPGPSGVPYKVYKRCPRLLLRLWKILRVIWRRGRVAQQWRFAEGVWIPKEENAKNIEQFRTISLLSVEGKIFFAILSRRLTEFLLKNEYIDTAVQKGGIPKVPGCLEHTGVVTQLIREAREGKGDLAVLWLDLTNAYGSIPHKLVETALDRHHVPSKIKDLILDYYKSFKLRVTPGTVTSEWHRLEKGIITGCTISVILFALSMNMLVKSAEVECRGPLTMSGVRQPPIRAFMDDLTVTTTSVPGCRWILQGLEKIITWARMCFKPAKSRSLVLKRGKVTDKFRFSLGGTQIPSVTEKPIKSLGKTFDCTLKYAASIKATNRELEAWLTALDKSGLPGKFKAWIYQHGVLPRILWPLLVYEFPITTVEGFERRISRYLRRWLGLPRSLSSIALYGNNKLKLPMSSLTEEFMVTRAREVLQYRESSDPNVSRAGIVVRTGRKWRAEEAVEQAESRLRHSVLVGPVASGRAGLGSVPTTRYDKARGKDRRRLVQEEVRAGVEXLRASQMVGMRTRGWRAQSAAAKRLSWED; this is translated from the exons ATGACGACGAGTGCAGAGTGTGTCTGCGGCAATGTGTGCAAGAACCCACTTGGCCTGAAGATCCACCAGGCCAGGATAAAATGCTTGCGAAAGGAGCAACTGGTACATCGCGCAGGGATCTCCCCTGGTGAGACGCAGGAGGAGCCAGGCCCGGAGTCACCCCACAGTGACCGGAACCTCCATGAACCAGTAGCCCCAGATCCAGGCGAAGTAACAGAACAACGTCGGGTCAAGTGGCCTCCTGGCAGTAAGGACAAACAGTGGCTCCAGTTTGATGATGATGTGGACAACATCCTAGAAGCAGCAGCCAAGGGCGACGCAGACAGGAAGCTCAAAACCATGGCAACCATCATTATCAGCCTTGCTGCAGAGAGGTTTGGTATGGTGGAGAAGGTGGGTACCAAGACCCCTTACATAAACAACCGTAGGGCAGAGAAGATCAGCCAGATAAGGCAGGAGCTGCTGGTCCTGAAGCAGCAGTACAAGGAAGCACGAGACGAGGAAAGGGATGCACTATCAGAACTACGCGGCATCCTCAGGAAGAAGCTCGCCACTCTTCGAAGGGCAGAATGGCACAGACGGCGGGGGAAAGAGAGGGCTAAGAGACAGTCAGCCTTCATTGCAAACCCCTTTGGAGTCACCAAGCAGTTGCTTGGGCAGAAACGAAGCGGCCACCTCGTTTGTCCCAAAGAGAAGATCGACCACAATCTCCACAATACCTATAGTGATGTGGCTTGGGAGGAAGATCTAGGTCCCTATAGACCTTTTGTAGAACCCCCAGAACCCACCACGGACTTCAACAGCAAGGAGCCCAGTTGGAAGGAGGTTCAGGAGGTCGTCAAGGCAGCCAGAGCAAGTTCTGCTCCTGGACCAAGCGGAGTGCCATACAAAGTGTACAAGAGGTGTCCCAGACTCCTTCTCCGGCTTTGGAAGATCCTGAGGGTTATCTGGAGGAGGGGAAGGGTAGCCCAACAATGGAGATTTGCAGAAGGTGTCTGGATTCCCAAGGAGGAGAATGCTAAGAACATCGAGCAGTTCCGAACCATCTCGCTGCTTAGCGTTGAGGGGAAGATATTCTTCGCCATCCTATCCCGTAGGTTGACGGAGTTCCTCCTGAAGAATGAGTACATCGATACCGCTGTACAGAAGGGTGGAATCCCAAAGGTTCCAGGATGCCTCGAGCATACTGGTGTGGTCACTCAGTTGATCAGAGAGGCAAGAGAAGGGAAAGGAGACCTAGCAGTGCTGTGGCTCGACCTCACTAATGCATATGGATCCATTCCCCATAAGCTGGTGGAAACAGCACTGGATCGGCACCATGTCCCAAGTAAAATCAAGGACCTCATCTTGGACTACTACAAGAGTTTCAAGCTGAGAGTCACCCCTGGGACAGTAACATCGGAGTGGCATAGGCTGGAGAAAGGGATCATCACTGGATGTACGATTTCAGTGATCCTCTTTGCCTTGTCCATGAACATGCTGGTCAAGTCTGCTGAAGTCGAGTGTAGAGGTCCGCTCACCATGTCTGGAGTTCGCCAGCCCCCCATCAGAGCCTTTATGGATGACTTGACTGTTACAACGACGTCAGTGCCAGGGTGTCGATGGATTCTCCAGGGCTTGGAGAAGATCATCACCTGGGCTCGGATGTGTTTCAAGCCTGCAAAATCTAGGTCCTTGGTCCTCAAGAGAGGGAAAGTGACTGACAAGTTCCGTTTCTCGCTGGGTGGCACCCAGATTCCATCGGTCACCGAGAAACCCATCAAGAGCCTTGGCAAAACCTTTGATTGCACCCTGAAGTACGCTGCCTCCATTAAGGCCACAAATCGGGAGTTGGAGGCGTGGCTGACAGCATTGGACAAATCGGGTCTGCCTGGGAAATTCAAGGCCTGGATCTACCAGCATGGTGTTCTCCCTAGGATCCTCTGGCCCCTGCTTGTGTACGAGTTCCCAATAACAACAGTAGAGGGCTTTGAAAGGAGGATCAGCCGTTACCTCCGCAGATGGCTGGGTCTGCCACGAAGCCTGAGTAGTATCGCTCTGTACGGGAACAACAAACTGAAGCTTCCCATGAGCAGCCTGACTGAGGAGTTCATGGTTACTCGTGCAAGAGAGGTGCTGCAGTACAGGGAATCCAGTGACCCGAATGTCTCCCGAGCTGGCATCGTAGTCAGGACTGGGAGGAAGTGGAGGGCGGAGGAAGCAGTCGAGCAGGCTGAGTCACGCTTGCGTCACAGTGTGTTGGTCGGCCCAGTGGCATCTGGTCGAGCAGGGCTTGGTAGCGTTCCAACCACGCGCTACGATAAGGCCCGGGGCAAAGACAGACGCCGACTGGTCCAAGAGGAGGTGAGAGCTGGTGTGGAGTAACTGCGCGCTAGCCAGATGGTGGGGATGCGCACACGGGGGTGGCGCGCCCAGT cagctgcggcgaagcggctgtcatgggaagac